One genomic segment of Thermodesulfobacterium sp. TA1 includes these proteins:
- the rnr gene encoding ribonuclease R: MPSKKKKRPFTKKKNSRRPVKKDDLHQKIFDVLKSANKPLLLREIYHRLNLSKEKRAEVKEILNLLESQGKVLKIKKRKYSLPEQVSIVKGRLKVHPDGYGFVETEKGWVFIPPRFIGKALDGDIVLVRIDRVISKGPEGRILEVVERKRKNLVGYLVKRKKAYFVEPEDPRIPFEIYIPKKKLNKAKEGNLVVTKIIQPTSEYGFPVGEIIKDLGDPLKLESHTWAVIYAYDLPHQWSEELISELKLLPEEVREEDKKGRKDLTHIPLVTIDGENARDFDDAVCVKKTSKGYKLWVAIADVAHYVKKNSFLDQEAYLRGTSVYFPTMVVPMFHEKLSNHLCSLNPKVDRLAMVVEIDFSPEGEMINQKFYEGIINSHARLTYTEVKQMLVDRDKEVIKKYQDLYPMLDTAAELACILREKRLKRGSLDFDLPEPEIIVNIKGEIENIVKRERNLAHMLIEDFMIAANEAVAEYLTKKDYPFLYRVHESPDINKLKQLSEIFLNYGIEVTFPEEITPQFFQELISQFSGKTYAPLFNHLLLRSLKQAKYTPENIGHFGLASTCYCHFTSPIRRYPDLVVHRTLKAALKRRKPVYKEEDLEKMGKHLSERERTAEEAEREVLKRFQAFFMKDKIGMEFQGIITGVTAFGFFVDLIEYMVTGVVRLIDLSDDFYVLDDKGIALRGQKTGKTFQIGQTVRVKVKEVDLRRFYINFLLA, encoded by the coding sequence ATGCCGTCAAAAAAGAAAAAAAGACCTTTTACTAAGAAAAAAAACAGTCGCAGACCTGTTAAGAAAGATGACCTTCACCAAAAAATCTTCGATGTTTTAAAATCAGCCAACAAACCTCTTTTATTAAGAGAGATATATCATCGTTTAAATCTTTCTAAGGAAAAGAGGGCTGAGGTTAAAGAGATTTTAAATCTTTTAGAATCTCAAGGAAAGGTTCTTAAAATAAAGAAAAGAAAATATAGCCTTCCAGAACAAGTTTCTATTGTAAAAGGAAGACTAAAAGTTCATCCCGACGGTTATGGTTTTGTAGAAACTGAAAAAGGATGGGTTTTTATTCCACCAAGGTTTATAGGGAAGGCTTTAGATGGAGATATAGTGTTAGTAAGAATAGATAGAGTAATTTCAAAGGGACCAGAGGGTAGAATTCTTGAGGTTGTGGAAAGAAAAAGAAAAAATTTAGTAGGCTACTTAGTAAAAAGAAAAAAGGCTTATTTTGTAGAACCAGAAGACCCAAGGATTCCTTTTGAGATTTATATACCTAAAAAAAAGCTTAATAAAGCCAAAGAAGGTAATTTAGTAGTAACTAAGATAATTCAACCTACTTCAGAATACGGATTCCCTGTAGGTGAAATAATCAAAGATTTAGGAGACCCGCTTAAACTTGAATCTCATACCTGGGCTGTAATATATGCTTATGACCTTCCTCATCAGTGGTCTGAAGAATTGATCTCTGAATTAAAACTATTACCAGAAGAAGTAAGAGAGGAGGATAAAAAAGGAAGAAAAGACTTAACCCACATCCCTTTAGTTACCATAGACGGTGAAAATGCAAGAGATTTTGACGATGCGGTTTGTGTTAAAAAAACTTCAAAAGGATATAAACTTTGGGTAGCGATAGCCGATGTAGCCCATTATGTGAAAAAAAATTCATTTTTAGACCAGGAAGCCTATCTCAGAGGGACCAGCGTTTATTTCCCAACGATGGTGGTTCCGATGTTTCATGAAAAACTTTCTAATCATCTCTGTAGTTTAAATCCGAAAGTAGATAGATTAGCTATGGTAGTAGAGATAGATTTTAGCCCTGAAGGAGAGATGATTAACCAGAAGTTTTATGAAGGGATTATCAATTCTCATGCGCGCTTAACCTATACAGAAGTTAAACAGATGTTGGTTGATCGCGATAAGGAAGTTATCAAAAAATACCAAGACCTTTATCCTATGCTTGATACAGCAGCTGAACTTGCTTGCATTTTAAGAGAAAAAAGATTAAAACGTGGAAGTTTAGATTTTGATTTGCCAGAGCCTGAGATTATAGTTAACATAAAAGGAGAGATAGAAAATATAGTAAAACGGGAGCGTAATTTAGCTCATATGTTGATAGAAGACTTTATGATAGCAGCTAATGAAGCGGTAGCAGAATATTTAACTAAAAAAGATTATCCCTTTTTATACCGAGTACATGAATCCCCTGATATCAATAAATTAAAGCAACTTTCTGAGATTTTTCTTAATTATGGAATAGAGGTTACCTTTCCTGAAGAAATAACCCCTCAATTTTTCCAAGAATTGATCTCTCAGTTTAGCGGCAAAACATATGCGCCTCTGTTTAACCACTTATTGCTAAGATCTTTAAAACAGGCTAAATATACACCTGAGAACATAGGACATTTTGGTTTGGCTTCAACCTGTTATTGTCATTTTACTTCTCCAATAAGAAGGTATCCTGATTTGGTGGTTCATAGAACTTTAAAAGCTGCTTTAAAAAGAAGAAAACCAGTTTATAAAGAAGAAGACTTAGAAAAAATGGGTAAGCATCTTTCTGAACGCGAAAGAACGGCTGAAGAAGCAGAAAGAGAAGTTTTAAAAAGGTTTCAAGCCTTTTTTATGAAAGATAAGATAGGAATGGAGTTTCAAGGTATCATTACCGGGGTCACTGCTTTTGGTTTTTTTGTAGACTTGATAGAGTATATGGTAACCGGGGTAGTGAGGCTTATAGATCTTTCAGACGATTTTTATGTTTTAGACGATAAAGGTATTGCTTTAAGAGGACAAAAAACAGGTAAAACTTTTCAAATAGGTCAAACGGTAAGAGTAAAAGTAAAAGAGGTAGATTTAAGAAGGTTTTACATCAATTTTTTGCTTGCTTAG
- a CDS encoding universal stress protein, with translation MFKKILIGYDGFEGSLLALEKGLVLAETLGAEVLVISVAKVPEYAEMISEVEEAKEQALKYYGEVLKDVERLSKDKNIKITSMIKYGKPAEIIVNMAEESGVDLIILGPSKYSYVRRRVLGSTADKVVERAPCSVLIIK, from the coding sequence ATGTTTAAGAAAATTCTTATAGGATATGACGGTTTTGAAGGGTCTTTATTGGCTTTAGAAAAAGGGTTGGTTTTGGCTGAAACTCTTGGGGCTGAAGTTTTAGTTATTTCAGTGGCTAAGGTGCCTGAATATGCAGAAATGATTTCAGAGGTGGAGGAAGCAAAAGAACAGGCTTTAAAATACTACGGAGAGGTGCTTAAAGATGTAGAAAGGCTTTCCAAAGATAAAAATATAAAAATAACTTCTATGATAAAATATGGAAAACCAGCCGAGATTATCGTTAACATGGCTGAAGAATCCGGAGTTGATTTAATCATTCTTGGTCCCAGTAAATATTCTTATGTAAGAAGAAGGGTTTTAGGAAGTACAGCAGATAAAGTAGTGGAAAGAGCACCCTGTTCGGTGTTGATAATAAAATAA
- a CDS encoding transposase, translating to MRNGGFRPAILPERRRAELDLTSTVISLYAVGVSTRKISQFLESI from the coding sequence GTGAGGAATGGTGGTTTTCGTCCTGCTATACTTCCTGAAAGAAGGAGGGCTGAATTAGACCTTACATCTACTGTTATTAGCCTTTATGCAGTGGGAGTAAGCACAAGAAAAATTTCTCAGTTTTTGGAAAGTATTTAG
- a CDS encoding bifunctional alpha,alpha-trehalose-phosphate synthase (UDP-forming)/trehalose-phosphatase, with product MNFSKKLIVVANRLPVTVHSDLTISRSPGGLVSGLMTFLEKSSIKDYIWVGWPGSYLRSSAIDLLISKFKRLKTHPVSVSSRQFEKFYNGFCNKVLWPLFHEFLSYVDYDEEYWKIYVAVNKVFCNEVAKHVTPDSVVWVHDYHLLLLPSMLRSLFPNLPIGFFLHIPFPSPSIFMQLPWRKELMEGMLGADLIGFHAYEYTTNFLRTLIRMFGIDHKSGTFFYQDRVVRAETFPMGIDFELFNNAFRKRKIKSLVKRIREQFGEKRIIFSIDRLDYTKGIYNRLLAYERLLQRRPDLRGKVVLLIIIVPSRVGVEHYQRMKRSLEEKISEINGTFGTIEWTPVLYYNKFLNFEELTAYYLASDVMLVTSLKDGMNLIAKEFVASRRDGKGVLILSEFAGSAKELGEALIVNPNSIEELTNAIEKALRLSEEEMRERMSVMQERLRRYDILKWGTDFLSSLEQVIAERMKLATKLLTPALIEKLKESFHRANKRILFLDYDGTLVPFASRPSLAKPDTHLLSFLSALSQLANTEVILISGRKKEDLERWFKGLNLNFICEHGLFIKRRGKDWEATAFMSSEIKNKIKSIMEVYVDRLPRSFIEEKEYSIVFHYRNADPEQANLRVAELVDELLGFTGTSDINLILGNKIVEVRPAGIDKGVAANLFLKDDNFDFILAIGDDTTDEDLFLKLPKEAVTIKVGMGTSNAKYSLKSYADVRNLLEILASHE from the coding sequence ATGAATTTTTCAAAAAAATTGATCGTAGTCGCTAACAGGCTTCCAGTCACCGTACACTCTGATTTGACTATAAGCAGAAGCCCTGGTGGTTTAGTTTCTGGGTTGATGACTTTTCTCGAAAAAAGTTCAATTAAAGATTACATCTGGGTTGGCTGGCCCGGTTCTTACTTACGCTCTTCTGCTATAGACCTGCTAATAAGCAAGTTTAAAAGGCTAAAAACCCACCCTGTTTCCGTCTCTTCTAGACAGTTTGAGAAGTTTTACAATGGCTTTTGCAATAAAGTTCTTTGGCCTCTTTTTCACGAGTTTTTAAGCTATGTGGACTATGATGAGGAGTATTGGAAAATCTATGTTGCAGTAAACAAAGTTTTCTGTAACGAAGTGGCCAAACATGTTACCCCCGATTCTGTAGTCTGGGTTCATGACTATCATCTTCTCCTTTTACCGTCAATGTTGAGAAGCCTTTTCCCAAACTTACCCATAGGTTTCTTTTTACACATACCTTTTCCTTCACCATCCATATTTATGCAACTTCCCTGGAGAAAGGAGTTGATGGAAGGGATGCTTGGAGCAGACCTCATAGGCTTTCATGCTTACGAGTACACCACAAATTTCCTAAGAACCCTTATCAGGATGTTTGGCATTGACCACAAGTCAGGCACCTTTTTCTATCAAGACAGAGTTGTAAGAGCGGAAACCTTTCCTATGGGCATAGACTTTGAGCTTTTTAACAATGCTTTTCGAAAAAGAAAAATAAAGAGTTTAGTCAAAAGAATAAGGGAACAGTTTGGAGAAAAGAGAATAATATTTTCTATCGATAGGCTTGATTACACTAAAGGAATTTATAACCGCCTTTTGGCTTACGAAAGACTTTTGCAGAGGCGACCAGACCTCAGAGGGAAAGTAGTTCTGCTTATCATAATCGTGCCCTCAAGGGTAGGCGTAGAGCACTATCAAAGAATGAAAAGAAGTCTTGAAGAGAAGATAAGCGAAATTAATGGTACCTTTGGGACAATAGAATGGACTCCAGTGCTTTACTACAACAAATTTCTCAACTTTGAAGAACTCACTGCCTATTACTTGGCTTCGGACGTAATGTTAGTTACATCTTTAAAAGATGGAATGAATCTTATCGCTAAGGAGTTTGTAGCTTCAAGGAGAGATGGGAAAGGAGTTCTTATACTTTCTGAGTTTGCTGGAAGTGCAAAGGAACTTGGGGAGGCGTTGATCGTAAATCCAAACTCTATAGAGGAATTAACGAATGCTATAGAAAAAGCCTTAAGGCTTTCTGAGGAAGAGATGAGGGAACGGATGAGCGTTATGCAAGAAAGACTCAGAAGGTATGACATACTTAAGTGGGGGACAGATTTTCTCTCAAGCTTGGAGCAGGTAATTGCAGAAAGGATGAAATTAGCTACCAAACTTTTAACTCCAGCCTTGATAGAAAAGCTTAAAGAGTCCTTTCATAGAGCCAACAAAAGGATTCTTTTCCTTGATTACGACGGAACCCTTGTACCTTTTGCCAGCAGGCCAAGCTTAGCCAAACCAGATACTCATCTTCTTTCCTTTCTTTCTGCCCTGTCTCAGCTGGCAAACACCGAGGTAATTCTTATCTCTGGAAGGAAAAAAGAAGATTTGGAAAGGTGGTTTAAAGGATTAAACTTGAATTTTATCTGCGAGCATGGGCTTTTTATCAAGAGGCGTGGTAAAGACTGGGAAGCAACGGCATTTATGTCTTCTGAGATTAAAAACAAAATAAAAAGTATTATGGAGGTTTATGTGGACCGTCTTCCTCGATCTTTTATTGAGGAAAAGGAGTATTCAATTGTTTTCCATTACCGCAACGCTGATCCTGAGCAGGCCAACCTTAGGGTAGCAGAGCTTGTTGATGAACTCTTAGGGTTTACTGGAACTTCAGACATAAATTTGATTTTGGGAAACAAGATAGTGGAAGTGAGGCCTGCTGGGATTGACAAAGGTGTTGCCGCAAATCTCTTCTTAAAGGATGACAATTTTGACTTTATACTTGCAATTGGTGACGATACTACCGATGAAGACCTCTTTTTGAAACTTCCCAAAGAGGCAGTTACCATTAAGGTTGGCATGGGCACTTCCAACGCTAAGTATAGCCTTAAGTCTTACGCTGATGTAAGAAATCTTCTTGAAATCTTGGCCTCCCATGAGTAA
- the nikR gene encoding nickel-responsive transcriptional regulator NikR encodes MEELARFGISIPKELLKAFDDYIDRKHYANRSEAIRDLIRQKLVEEEWRESKEDVVGVITYLYDHHKRELTDRLVEIQHDYYDRIITTQHLHVDHNRCLEIILVKGKANEIKDLADKIQAQKGVLHLNVALTTLGKSIPS; translated from the coding sequence ATGGAAGAATTAGCACGTTTTGGAATTTCTATTCCTAAAGAGTTATTGAAAGCCTTTGATGATTATATAGATCGTAAGCATTATGCCAACCGTTCAGAGGCAATTAGAGACCTTATACGTCAAAAGTTGGTAGAGGAAGAATGGAGAGAATCTAAGGAAGATGTAGTAGGGGTTATTACCTATCTTTATGACCATCATAAAAGAGAACTTACCGATAGACTGGTAGAAATACAACACGACTATTACGATAGGATTATTACTACTCAACATCTTCATGTAGACCACAATAGATGTTTAGAAATAATCTTAGTCAAAGGCAAAGCTAATGAAATTAAAGATTTAGCCGATAAGATTCAAGCTCAAAAAGGAGTGTTACACCTAAACGTTGCTTTGACTACTTTGGGAAAAAGTATCCCTTCTTAA
- a CDS encoding cation:proton antiporter, with translation MDQLWYQATIWFFLAFIASLISFRLAISAALIELIVGIIAGNTIHPEVTPWVNFLASFGAVILTFLAGAELETEVIKNYWKEAVVLGLVGFFAPFFGAWAISQFVLGWGIKQAQLAGIALSTTSVAVVYAVMVETGLNEKPLGKLILAACFVNDLGTVIALGLLFTKLGAIFWLFVVITLGVLFILPFITKRYFAYVKNHPSEPEVKFIFVVLCILGFLASKAGSEAVLPAYLVGAVLANLFLKNRELVKRMRASTIALLTPFYFLKAGSLVDLKAVWEGLGILTVLLLAKVVSKFLGLYPTGMVFKFPFRLNMYNTLLMSTGLTFGTISALYGLRNGIIDKNQYSLLVVAVILSAIIPTFIAQKFFYPRKREMDMKFKNK, from the coding sequence ATGGATCAACTTTGGTATCAAGCAACCATCTGGTTTTTCTTAGCCTTTATCGCAAGTCTTATTTCCTTTAGATTAGCCATTTCTGCTGCTTTAATAGAACTTATCGTTGGTATTATAGCAGGAAATACTATACATCCTGAAGTAACTCCTTGGGTTAACTTCTTAGCCAGTTTTGGGGCGGTAATTTTAACCTTTTTAGCTGGAGCGGAGTTAGAGACAGAGGTTATCAAAAACTACTGGAAAGAAGCCGTTGTTTTGGGTCTTGTTGGTTTTTTTGCTCCATTCTTTGGAGCTTGGGCGATAAGTCAGTTTGTGCTTGGTTGGGGGATAAAGCAGGCCCAACTTGCAGGGATTGCCCTTTCTACTACCTCGGTAGCGGTGGTATACGCGGTAATGGTGGAGACAGGGCTTAATGAAAAACCTCTGGGTAAACTTATTTTGGCTGCTTGTTTTGTAAATGACCTTGGTACGGTTATCGCCTTAGGGTTGCTTTTTACAAAATTAGGGGCTATCTTCTGGCTCTTTGTGGTAATAACCTTAGGGGTACTTTTTATCCTTCCATTTATTACCAAAAGGTACTTTGCTTATGTAAAAAACCATCCCAGCGAACCCGAGGTTAAATTTATCTTTGTGGTTCTTTGTATTTTGGGTTTTCTCGCCAGTAAGGCAGGGAGTGAGGCGGTATTGCCAGCTTATTTAGTAGGGGCAGTGCTTGCCAATCTTTTTCTAAAAAACAGAGAGCTGGTAAAAAGGATGAGGGCTTCCACGATCGCCCTTTTAACCCCTTTTTATTTTTTAAAGGCAGGAAGTTTAGTAGACCTGAAGGCTGTTTGGGAGGGGTTAGGAATTCTTACTGTGCTTCTTTTGGCTAAGGTTGTCTCTAAGTTTTTAGGACTTTATCCTACAGGAATGGTTTTTAAGTTTCCTTTTAGGTTAAACATGTATAATACCCTTCTTATGAGTACAGGTCTTACTTTTGGGACGATTTCAGCCCTTTATGGTCTTAGAAACGGTATCATAGATAAAAATCAGTATTCTTTACTTGTTGTAGCGGTTATTCTTTCTGCCATCATCCCCACCTTTATTGCTCAAAAGTTTTTCTATCCGAGAAAAAGGGAAATGGACATGAAGTTTAAAAACAAATAA
- a CDS encoding glycosyltransferase, which produces MKLEKYIPIVGEEVINEIVILAKRLKDIRVLHVNSTYKGGGVAEILKGLVPLMNELDIKTDWKVFEGDERFFNFTKKLHNMLHLPLEETITSEEFVYYLKVVYENLTKIDFSSYDVVIVHDPQPIGLVVNKEKGQKWIWRCHIDTSTPAPTAWDFVRKFLGSYDAAIFHLPEFVYEKMDLPVYIIQPSIDPLHPKNVDLPDEEVREILIKFGVDPEIPIILQVSRFDRLKDPFGALEAFKMVRKNFKCQMVFVGGYATDDPEGETVYKELLNLTAEEKDVFVLNLPPDSHREVNAFQRGATVVIQKSIREGFGLVVSEAMWKEKPVVGANVGGIRRQIVHGITGFLVESAEGAALRIKQLLSNDSLRKDMGYHAKERVKHRYLITRHLRDYLLIIHKILS; this is translated from the coding sequence ATGAAGTTGGAAAAGTACATACCCATCGTTGGAGAAGAGGTAATAAACGAGATTGTAATTTTAGCTAAGAGGTTAAAGGATATAAGGGTTTTGCATGTAAATTCTACCTACAAAGGTGGTGGGGTTGCGGAGATATTAAAAGGTTTGGTTCCTTTGATGAACGAGCTTGATATAAAAACTGACTGGAAGGTCTTTGAAGGAGATGAAAGATTCTTTAACTTTACAAAAAAGCTTCACAACATGCTTCATCTTCCTTTAGAGGAAACGATTACAAGCGAGGAGTTTGTGTATTATCTTAAGGTCGTCTATGAAAACTTAACTAAGATTGATTTTTCCAGCTACGATGTGGTGATAGTGCATGATCCTCAACCTATAGGTCTTGTAGTGAATAAAGAAAAGGGGCAAAAGTGGATTTGGCGGTGTCACATTGATACCTCCACCCCTGCTCCAACCGCTTGGGACTTCGTTAGAAAATTTTTAGGTTCTTACGATGCAGCCATTTTCCACCTGCCGGAGTTTGTGTATGAAAAAATGGACCTACCAGTATACATCATTCAACCTTCAATAGATCCCCTTCATCCAAAAAATGTTGACCTTCCAGATGAAGAGGTGAGAGAGATTCTGATTAAGTTTGGTGTAGACCCTGAAATACCTATTATCCTGCAGGTTTCCCGCTTTGACAGACTGAAGGATCCCTTTGGGGCTTTAGAGGCCTTTAAAATGGTAAGAAAAAATTTTAAGTGTCAGATGGTGTTTGTGGGAGGATATGCCACAGATGACCCTGAGGGAGAAACCGTTTACAAAGAGCTTTTAAATTTGACCGCTGAAGAAAAGGATGTTTTTGTATTAAATCTCCCACCGGATAGCCACAGGGAAGTAAATGCCTTTCAAAGGGGAGCCACTGTGGTGATCCAAAAGTCTATCAGAGAAGGTTTTGGACTTGTGGTTTCTGAAGCCATGTGGAAAGAGAAGCCAGTTGTTGGAGCAAATGTAGGGGGAATAAGGAGACAGATTGTGCATGGTATTACTGGATTTTTGGTAGAAAGCGCAGAGGGTGCTGCCTTGAGAATCAAACAACTTTTATCAAACGATAGCCTAAGAAAAGATATGGGATATCACGCAAAGGAAAGGGTCAAACATCGCTACCTAATCACCCGCCATCTAAGAGACTATCTTTTGATTATTCATAAAATCCTTTCTTAG
- a CDS encoding prenyltransferase/squalene oxidase repeat-containing protein — translation MFLGLKKEVWKETFRFIQARKKPTGGFGATPLLPSTVEDTYYALSGMEVLKKIDPNLKYNPSKDHALKVWIKKNIEHAIKFGFSAKTLFYLTNITLKTLVKPPNRFLEFLEDWCTNFLRERLSDLEQIFYGVKIAKSLNWLNLDISCSVEIRNENVKEVYQLLWLQKEGGLKFSFSESKLLGWLKACYNPDGGYGFYPETTSYIENTFYALNSYFFLKIKPKNINKTQAFIVSCYVGKGGFARKPGGTAFLEATYYALECFKLITLLTL, via the coding sequence ATGTTTCTCGGTTTGAAAAAAGAAGTCTGGAAAGAAACTTTCAGGTTCATTCAAGCCAGAAAAAAGCCAACCGGTGGCTTTGGAGCAACTCCACTTCTTCCTTCTACAGTAGAAGATACCTATTATGCCTTATCGGGAATGGAAGTTCTTAAAAAAATTGATCCAAATTTAAAATATAATCCCTCTAAAGATCACGCCTTAAAAGTTTGGATAAAGAAAAACATAGAACATGCTATAAAATTTGGTTTTTCCGCAAAAACACTCTTTTATTTAACTAACATTACCCTTAAAACCTTGGTTAAACCTCCTAACCGATTTTTAGAATTTTTAGAAGATTGGTGTACTAATTTTCTCAGAGAAAGGTTGAGTGATTTAGAACAGATTTTTTATGGTGTTAAGATAGCTAAAAGTTTAAATTGGTTAAATTTAGATATAAGTTGTTCTGTAGAAATTAGGAATGAAAACGTAAAAGAGGTTTATCAGCTTCTTTGGTTGCAAAAAGAGGGTGGTCTTAAATTCTCTTTTTCTGAGTCTAAACTTTTAGGTTGGCTTAAGGCATGTTATAATCCAGACGGAGGTTATGGTTTTTATCCTGAAACTACTTCTTATATAGAGAACACATTTTATGCGTTAAACTCTTACTTTTTTTTAAAAATTAAGCCTAAAAACATAAACAAAACTCAAGCGTTTATCGTAAGTTGTTATGTAGGAAAAGGTGGTTTTGCAAGAAAACCAGGGGGAACTGCCTTTCTTGAAGCTACCTATTATGCGTTAGAATGTTTTAAATTGATAACTCTCTTGACATTATAA
- a CDS encoding DUF5752 family protein, whose amino-acid sequence MSNTFCFKSELWVTKSTGRSAKSLSDFLESLRTIDQLSIFYHFYINIFNYHNLPTYYTNSFAFWFFKNGLVILAEKVSVIDPLDYYDLEDLRKVLIKVIEQNLSSSMLQKELTPFYFITVEREIIDLGCESNNLEEFKEGIKKSSIHSIFYHFITARLNKKTIINDYSSWLHSIGEVKKAEKINRIHPFMMTLYDIKREIIKILGEE is encoded by the coding sequence ATGAGTAACACTTTTTGTTTTAAATCAGAGTTGTGGGTGACCAAATCCACAGGAAGGAGTGCCAAAAGCCTTTCCGACTTCTTAGAATCCTTAAGAACTATAGACCAGCTTTCCATCTTCTATCACTTTTACATAAACATTTTTAACTACCATAACTTACCCACCTACTACACAAATAGTTTTGCCTTTTGGTTTTTCAAAAATGGCTTAGTAATCTTAGCGGAAAAGGTGTCTGTTATAGATCCTTTGGATTACTATGATTTAGAAGATTTAAGAAAAGTCCTAATTAAAGTGATAGAACAAAATCTCTCTTCAAGCATGTTGCAAAAAGAGCTAACGCCATTCTACTTTATCACAGTGGAAAGAGAAATCATAGACTTAGGATGTGAATCAAATAACCTTGAAGAATTTAAAGAAGGAATTAAAAAATCAAGTATCCATTCAATTTTTTATCACTTCATAACTGCGAGGCTTAACAAAAAGACCATAATCAATGATTATTCTTCATGGTTGCATAGCATAGGAGAAGTCAAAAAGGCGGAAAAAATAAACAGAATTCATCCTTTTATGATGACACTTTATGACATAAAAAGGGAAATTATAAAAATATTGGGTGAAGAATGA
- a CDS encoding acyl--CoA ligase: protein MEKDLQYYYEVVRTFSLEVPDKFSFPLDVFDKWGNLPALIWTDGKEVKKFTFEDLTILSSKLAGGLRKLGIGKGDNVLMFLPNRYEWWVSVLAIMRLNAVIVPSTVMLTVKDLEYRLKALNIKAIISDEENAKKVEEAVNLTNSKAILINLDEVSGWEKYRELLNADPFIGERTFSEDTAIIFFTSGTTGPPKMVRHNQVSYPLAHLITGKFWLNLKPGVIHWNLSDTGWAKAAWSSLFGPWNMGATIFVRRRGKKFTPDVMIETLKNFEVTSLCAPPTVYRMLIKEVPLKDLSFPTVNHFVSAGEPLNPEVIDIWKEVTGKYIYNGYGQTETVNTIAMFPFIPMRKGAIGLPAPGFHVEIIDDNGKPLKPYEEGNIAIKVVPERPVGLFKEYIGDEKEMAAAFKGDWYFTRDRGYKDEDGYFWFLGREDDIIISSGYRISPFEVESVLIKHPAVKESAVVASPDEIRGEVVKAFIVLKDGFQPSPELVKELQNFVKTETAPYKYPRKIEFVEALPKTVSGKIKRKELKLKEFGLWPK from the coding sequence ATGGAAAAAGATCTGCAATATTATTATGAGGTAGTTCGTACCTTTAGCCTAGAAGTTCCAGATAAGTTTTCTTTTCCTTTAGATGTTTTTGATAAGTGGGGCAACCTTCCTGCTTTAATTTGGACAGATGGTAAAGAAGTTAAAAAGTTTACCTTTGAAGACCTTACCATCCTTTCAAGCAAGTTAGCAGGAGGTTTAAGAAAATTAGGAATAGGTAAAGGAGACAACGTTTTGATGTTTTTACCCAACAGGTATGAATGGTGGGTTTCTGTTTTAGCGATAATGAGGTTAAACGCGGTTATCGTGCCTTCTACGGTAATGTTAACGGTTAAAGATTTGGAATACAGATTAAAAGCCTTAAACATTAAAGCCATCATTTCTGATGAAGAAAACGCCAAAAAAGTAGAGGAAGCGGTAAACCTTACCAACTCAAAGGCTATTCTTATCAACCTTGATGAAGTCTCAGGTTGGGAAAAATATAGAGAACTTTTAAACGCTGATCCTTTTATAGGAGAAAGAACCTTTTCAGAGGATACGGCTATCATCTTTTTTACCTCAGGAACTACAGGTCCTCCTAAGATGGTTAGGCATAACCAAGTCTCCTATCCCTTAGCCCATCTTATAACCGGAAAGTTCTGGTTAAATCTAAAGCCTGGAGTAATCCATTGGAACCTCTCAGATACAGGTTGGGCTAAGGCTGCATGGTCAAGTCTTTTTGGCCCTTGGAACATGGGAGCAACCATTTTTGTAAGAAGAAGAGGTAAAAAGTTTACGCCGGATGTGATGATAGAAACCTTGAAAAATTTTGAGGTAACCTCTCTTTGTGCTCCTCCTACGGTTTATAGGATGTTAATCAAAGAAGTCCCTTTAAAAGACCTTTCTTTTCCTACGGTTAACCATTTTGTCTCAGCTGGGGAACCTTTAAACCCTGAAGTAATCGATATATGGAAAGAAGTTACTGGCAAGTATATCTATAACGGATATGGCCAGACTGAAACAGTAAATACTATAGCTATGTTTCCTTTTATACCTATGCGTAAAGGTGCTATAGGACTTCCTGCTCCAGGATTTCACGTAGAAATCATAGATGATAACGGCAAACCTTTAAAACCTTATGAAGAAGGAAATATAGCTATTAAAGTTGTTCCTGAAAGACCGGTCGGTCTTTTTAAAGAATACATAGGTGATGAAAAAGAAATGGCGGCGGCTTTTAAAGGAGATTGGTATTTTACCAGAGACCGAGGCTATAAAGATGAGGATGGTTATTTTTGGTTTTTAGGAAGAGAAGATGATATTATCATCAGTTCAGGTTATAGGATTTCTCCTTTTGAAGTAGAAAGCGTGCTAATCAAACATCCTGCGGTTAAAGAATCTGCTGTGGTAGCAAGTCCTGATGAGATAAGAGGAGAGGTGGTAAAAGCCTTTATCGTACTAAAAGATGGCTTTCAGCCTTCTCCTGAACTGGTAAAAGAATTGCAAAACTTTGTCAAAACAGAAACAGCACCTTATAAATATCCTCGTAAGATTGAGTTTGTAGAAGCACTTCCTAAAACAGTTAGCGGAAAGATTAAAAGAAAAGAGCTAAAATTAAAAGAGTTTGGACTTTGGCCTAAATAA